The genomic stretch TACAAATCTAATTGAAGTTTGTCGACTTTCTATAATGATTGTTACTGTCTATAATAATGTGTTTCAAATGCTTGGTATAACTTTAATGTTGATGAATCTACTACAATGTGCACGTTAGAGATGTAACATGTAAAATAATCAGATTACTGCTACATTAACTGCCCTTATGTCCTTGATCTCTTTATAGACATGAAACTTGAGGATATATTTGATACTTAGTTGAGGTTCAATAGTTTTCTTGAGGTGTGTGGAGAGAAAATACTATGACATAATCTCTAATGTGAATGTTACGTGTCCTACGGAAGGTAAAAGCAATCTTTTCCTATTCAAGGTGTTCACGcatgattgatgatgatgaacaTATATTGTAGAAGGCCATATGGTAAGTTTTAATTTCTTAGTATTTTGGTTTTAACATTATAGTAATTGAACAGTTTGTCTTCTATATTTACTCTCTTGTAAATGTAGTTTCAGTACAAAGGTTGTACTGTTTTTAACTTATCAAGACTATGAATACAAAAGCATGACGAAATCTGAGCTGTGAACTAAAATAATATATGAACTACATATTAACTACATCCATGAGATTTGTAAACTTGCTCTTCTTTGACTTTTGGACAGAATATCATTGTTTGAACAATTAATACTTATTTATTGTCTCGTCTTTTTGCAGGCACCAGATTTGTGGATCTCCATCGATCGAGTCAGAAAGATCATTGTACATGTGCCAATTAGTAACCAGTGTTTAGATCAACTATGGTGTTATTTTTGGGTCTTATGTTGAATAATTATTTGAAGCTTTAGTACATTTGATGTTGTAATTGTGGAGTACTTGTATTTTTTATACAATATCTTTTAtgtttaattttttatatttctaTCAAATTTATTACTCCGTACAACATCATACAAGATAATAAGTATAGGGTGTAGTAAATATGATAGTAAATGTAGAATAAAGAAAttactaaaataaaaaaagaatataaaattATGACAGAACAATCTGCAATAGTGGCAGTTATTTACAGGATAATTTGGGACACTCTTTTCAATTGTGGCGGTTCAAACAGCCGTATtatgcaaatggataaccgtCGTATTATGAACTCGACAATTATGGCGGTTCGGTGAAAACCGCTGTACTAAGGTTTTGGCGAAACGGGATTATGGCAATTTTTAAAACTGCCGTTAATGCATATTATGGCGGTTCAAAAACGCCGCAAAACGTAAAAGGCATCGCCACTAtttcattatttttttgtaatgtataattataattaaatcatataacgTGTATCCTTTCTTAGTAGGTGAGTATCCCATAAAGACAGCAGACAGTGCCCTATCTGAGAATTTATCCTGTCTTCTCACATTCACAGCATAGCATAAGCATCCAAAGACCTTCAAATGCTCCAAGGGAGATTCAGTGTTAAACAACATCTCATAAGGAGATTTCCCCTTTAGAATTGTGGAAGGTAGTCTGTTTATAATGTGAACAGCTATGAGTACACAATCTCCCTAAGATCTTACTGGAATTACAGCTTGAAATCTCAAATCCCTAGCCACATCCAGTATATATATCTATGTCTCCTTTATACAATGCCATTATATTGTAGATTATATACACATGTAGTCTGATGAATGATCCCCTATGATTCTAAGAATTGTCTCATATCTGAGTTAACAAATTCTGATGCATTGtctgttcttgttgtcttgacaTGACAATTAAACTATGTATGGATCATACAGACAAGCCTCTTCATCAACCAATAGGTTTCATCCTTAGCATTCATTAAAAATAATCAAGTAGATCTAGAAAAATCATCTACTACTGTAAGAAAGAATCTTTTATTATCATGAGTAGGTACTTTATTGGTTCCCCATACGTCTGCATGTAAGAGCTAAAAAGGAGCATGTGCTCTACTCTTACTGACTGAAAATGGCAATTTAGTTTGCCTAGCTAATAGACAAACTGGACATTCTAAACAATCACTAGCTGATCTATCATTTCCAAATTGCTGCTTGAGCTTGTTAATTCTCTTAATGCCTCCATAGGTAGATGTCCATCTGATGCCAAATTCTCACCTTTATTAAACTCTGATTTTTTTGTGTTGAAGTCTGCATAGCTGTGGTATGTACAATTGGTGTATTCAACTATATTTTTTGAATGCAATCTTTAAGAATGTAAAGCCCATTTGATTCACTACTAATCCCCAACACCTTGCCAGTTAAGAGATCATGAAACACATATAGGTCAGGAAAAAATGATACCAAGCATCGTAGCTCTTTAATGAGTTTTGAAACCGACAATAGGTTGTACTTAAAATGAGGAACATGAAGTACATCACTAATTTTATGATCTTTGAATATATTAGTTGAATCACTATGGGCAATCTCAGGTAATTCTCCATTTGGTAAGTGAACTGAATGACCTCTATTTAATAAAACTGCATTATGCAGTAAATCCAACCTTGGAGTCATATGATTAGATGCTCCACTATCTACAATCCAAACACCTTGATTCAAACAAGTCATTAAGGATGTAATAGTACATGTTTCCAGCTCTGCTGCATTAGTTGTAACTTCGGTGGGCTTACACTTGAGCAATTGCAGGATTTGTTGGTATTGTTATGGTGTGAAGGTGTAGTGGGATTGGAAGTGAAGGTTGTTGGAGCAGGCTGTTCAGTTGCCAAATTAGCTGTTCCTTGAGGATTGCATTTCTTCTTAAATTTGTGATCATTTGGATATCCCACTAACTTGTAGCATATGTCCCTAGTATAACTTTTCAATTTGCAGTAATCACAGTAGAGGTTGTAATTCTTCTTTGGCTTTTGCTGATTTCCAACTCTATTTGTCAACAAGGCAGCCATTTCACCAGCATCTAGACTAGTAGAAGCACTTGCCATAGTCTTTTGGCTTTCACGTTCCATAAGCATAGAATATGCCTTATTCACTGATGGCACTGGTATCATCATCAAGAGCTGACTTCGAGCCTGCTCGTATGATTCATTCAGTCCCATTAGAAAATGCAAAAGCTTTTGGCGCTCCATAAACTGAACAAATTCACGAGAATTGGCAGCGTCATAACTAGGAATTGGTGCCAAACTATCAAATTCTGTCCAAAGCACTCtcaattttgagaaataagttgaAATTGAGCTAGTGCCCTGCCTAGCAATATCAATTTCTCTGCGGATGTGAAAAATCCTAGAACAATTCACCTTATCAAAACGCTCCTTCGGATCTTCCCATACCGCACTAGCATTTGAGGAATACACTATTCCACTCAATAATTCTGGTCTAACACAGTTTATCAACCAAGATAATACAATCACATTACAACTCTCCCAGAGATCAACGAGATTCGTACCGTAATTCTCCCTTTTGCATGTGCGGTCAATGAAACATAGCTTATTTCAACCTAGGATTGCAATCCTCATTGCCCGGCTCCACACGGAGTAGTTTTCCAGTCCTCTCAATTGCAACGAAATCAATATAGCTCCTGAATTATCATTTGAATTCAGGAAAAGTGGATGATTGTGACCTAATTTCTCTGCAGGTTCGGTGTTATCGACTGTCGCCATTGATGATCTTCCTTCTAAGCTTCGAGATAATAAAAATTGAAGACACTAGGACCACACTATGGCCatgtggctctgataccatgttgaatTCAGCTATTCATGGAGCTCTGCCATGGTGATTGAGCTGAACTACACTATTAGCTAAGAGGAAGGCGGTTACGGAAATGAATATCAAGGAATATTCTAGAAGAGGAGAGAGAAATTGTAATATTCTATTCCAAAAGTAAAATCTATCTGTACATGGATATATAATGTGTAAACTTAATCTAATTGTGGTTAGTACTAAAGCTAACTCTAGTTACTCTAACTCTAGCCTAGTCTAAGTTAGTTATAACTAACAAGTGAACAACTAATGAAGCTAACCACCACTATCACTGCTAATCTTAAGAGGTTTACTAAAAGATGTCAAAATAATACATACCAATAGTGTAACTTATATATACTGATTGTGTAAAAAAAAACACCAAGTTATTCAAAATCCTATCAGATAGCCTTCCATAAGAAATGAGATTTATAATcttaaaaagaaaagataaattaTCTACTATCACAAACTACAACATACCCAATGTGATCCCACAATGGAGTTTGGGGAGGATAGAGTGTGCGCATACCTTACTCCTAATATAAAAACTTATCTATCacaaataatataaaaaactttTTTGCACTATCCAATATGTTTATAATATAGATCCAATAATAAATACTACCCGTACTACATGCATGGATGTTTTCAATTAGAGCCCGTATGacttagctgatttagagtaactgataagcattaggtgctgaaaagcacttttaagtgctgaaactgatttaaaaaataaacagttatgtgtttggataaaagtgctgaaattaataatatgcagctgaagaactgggtatacgaagtgttttgttttaaaaagaagtattttagagatagaatagtaaatattttggtcaaacttaaagtgcttataagctaaaatttgataagttgggggagaccaacttatggcttttggcttatttttagcttataagcacttaacttataagcacttttaattttaccaaatgcgtagataagccaaaaagtacTTATAAGTCAGTTTGAcaagcttataagcttagccaaacaccctcttagtTATCTCAACTGGCTGTTAAAATAACAATAAGATACCTTCTAATAACTGAAGAACTTTTATTCTATTCTTTCTACCTCTAGAACCCATAGAATTCATAAGTTCCCTCACTTCCCTCAGTCCAATGCAGCTCCTTAGTCACACTGACTTTCGTTAAACAAACTCAGCTAAAACTCAAAACTCAGATAAAACTTCGCTCCTCAGCAAAATCCTCACTCTGAATAAAATAACACTCTCTGAATCTTGCAATATGTCAACGCATTATTTTAAGCAACGTGACAGTCAAATTGGGCTGCAGCAGCAGTTGCAGACGCCCTAAACTTTCCAGCATTTTCCGCCCTAAGCCCCGCCGGCTTCCACCACCATAAAACGACCAAGCACCACCACAACCCCGCCTAcaactcctcctcctctacttCTACTAACgctactactaccaccactatCTCTCCGGCCTACTACTCCGACACCGAGAGGGCCGTTCAAGGATTCGAAAGGATAGGCGGCAAGAGTGTCACCGTCGAGAAAGATTCCGACGACCCTTACGTAGACTTCCGGCAGTCAATGCTTCAAATGATTCTTGAAAAGGAGATACACTCTAAAGACGAATTAAGAGAGCTTCTTAACTGTTTTTTACAGCTTAATTCTCCTTACTACCATGGCGTCATTGTTAGAGCTTTTACAGAAATCTGGCATTGTGTTTTCTCCTTAAAGCCTGGAGTCGTCGGAGCGGAGTCGCCGTTCTTGCATGGCAGCGGTGGAGGAGGGTGGTGCTCACGTGATTTTTAGGTGGTGATCACGTGAGTGACATTTTTTTTTATAAGGATAGCTTTTAAGTATTTCACGTCAAAGTGTATTTACTATAGTAGCATGAAGATGTGGGACCCATACGTATTTCTTGGGTTCCAGCAATATTTTCTTGTAATGTGTTTAGCTTTTAAGGGTTAGGCAAAacggaaaaccaaaaaaaaaaaaaaaaaaaaaaggcaaaggTGCTGTTTTCACAGTCATTTTTATTTACATTACTGTACATCCGTCTCAAAATTGATGAAGAAAAAAACTGTCGAGAAGGTGGTAAAAATGCTGTGAAAATTGTAGTATTTTACGGTTATTATAATGTAAGGTTTTTAGTTTTGTCCATATATTACCTCTCATTTTGGTTCCACCACGTACTGACGTACACATTGTATACTAGTAGTATCTTCCACCTTATCTCCACAGCTTTCGGCGACCCCTTccccttcctctttttttttcgtttcaaACATGGACCTTAACTTAGCGAACTGGCTTAGTAAAGTAGAAATTATTAGCTGTCAATTGTTCATAGTCAGTAGTGGAAGAGGGCGTAGCTTAGTTTCATCCATTTTAAAGATACTAGTTAATGACCAAAATGAAATTAATTGTTCTATTACGGAAGTAGGGATCCCATACGCTGGGTTAATCACTAAGGTCTTATACAATTTTATGTTGGATGATTTCGACCGGGAATTTAAACAGCTATACCCTAGTCTTTCTTATTATCGTTACTTGGTTGACTGACTTTTTGGTTGTTTAATGAACGGCGCTTTATCACTTTATTTGCACGGAGGAGAATATCAGTTAGGACTATCTGTTTCCTGAAGTCCGTAAGGTTACGATTTTGAACAGAAAGAATATACTACTACTATGCactaatttttccttttaatttctgTCAAATTGACTGGAGATCAGCTACGAGAAGAGGCCACTATAGGCAATGCAACAGTAGAATATTCTAGAGAGAATTTTTGTGTAATGTTTCTGTTATTCAGAGAGGAAAGAAGACCTTCCTTTTATACAGAGTAGTTAGTGTTTCTTAGTTGGACACTTGCTAGTCACGTGTCCTTGCAGTGCATTTTAACTCCACTTGTAACTGACTAACTAACTTTAATtgtaatatatttttaatactcCCCCTTAAGCTGGAGGATGAAATACATTGAATACTCCAAGCTTGGACTATAAGTACTGATGTTGCACGATTCCTAAACCTTTGTCAGTATGTCTGCCGACTGATCTTCGATGCTCACATGTTGAGCTTGTATTAGCCCTTCTTTAATTTTCTCTCTAACGAAGTGGCAATCTATCTCGATATGCTTGGTTCTTTCATGGTAGATTGGGTAAGAAGCAATCTGAATTGTTGCTCTGTTGTCACAAAAAAGCTGTACAGGTCTGGAAACTGGCATACCTAACTCTACTAGTAATCCTTCTAGACAAATTACTTCGAAGATTGCTGCTCCCATGGTTTTGTTTTCAGCTTCTTCTGAGCTTTTGCTTGTTGCCTGCTGCTTCTTTGATTTCTAAGAAATCAAGGATTCTTCCTTTACCACGCACCTTGTCACTGACCTTCTAGTGTATGGGCATGCTGCCCAGTTTAAATCACAAAACACTATCAACTAGGCTTGTCGATCTTTCTTCAGTAGCAGTCCTTGTCCTGGTGCATTTTTTATGTACTTCACCAGCCTCAATACTGCATTCCAGTGTGAAGTCTTTGGCATTTGCATAAACTGACTTTGTACTTGCACCTCAAAACTGATGCCAGGCTTGGTGATGGTAAGGTATAATAATCTCCCAATCAGCTTTTGATAGGTTGTTATGTCTTCAAGTACAGGGTCATTGACACCCCCAACACATTCATCATAATCTATTGTTGTGAGCTTCCAATTGACTACCAATGGTGTGGTTACTGGCCTAGCACCACTGAGTCCTAGATCATATATTAGCCCAAGTGCATACTTCCTTGGATTGAGTAGTATGCCATCTTTGAATCTCAATACTTCAATTCCTTGAAATTGTTATTCAGAGTAGTTTTTGCTTCCTGTAACAATTCCTTGCAGCTTCCAGTGATTACAAGGTCATCCACATACACCAAGATGATAACTATTGATCCCCCTACTTGTTTGGTGAATAAGGAATGATCATAGGAACTTTGTTTGTAGCCAGCTGCTAAGGGTGCATCAGTAAGTTTTATGTTCCATTGTCTCGAAGCTTGTTTTAAGCCATACAAGGATTTGATCAATTTACACACTTTATACTCCCCCTGTAGTTGAAAACCTTGAGGAACTTCCAAACGACtaacataactcataacataacctctttaccatgttaagcaccctagtctcaccccaaaagtacattttataacattcccaacttgtcgactttcgacgaaacattattttcttcaattcctttagcTTCTGAACCTTTCAACTCTctttgtacttgttgttcatgatcttcaACATTTGTAACCTCtgaggtaacatgattaacttactttatatactttaaaatataatctcatttttaTTCCTACATTAGTTTACTTACGACGCacttttacgtacgaaaatatagggtgtaatatcattcccccttgggaacattcgtccttgaatgtttaCTGTTAGAGACTTTGGAAAATTTTGTCAGAGTCTCTTCCGTACACTAGACTAAAACCAACCTGCACGCAGCCAAAAAACATGCTATACATACCACACATGGCCAATGTCTATAAATAGCAACACACGACCGTCAATCATAAATACCGAAAGTCAAAAATAAGAGCTTGCCTGATGACCTACTTGCTTGAATAGAGATGTGCTGAAGTATCCCATCTCGAGCCATATCTTTAGTTTACAATAGatgggggtatttagacttcatttcttcctcCGTTTCCCACGTCATCTCTTCCACATTCTTGCATCTCCGTAAAaccttcacggaggctacctGCTTATTTCGTAGCTTGTGGATTtacggtctaggatggcaactggAACTTCCTCATACGATAAGTCCTCCGTAATCTATAAATCATcagtgggcaccactcgggtaggatcaccAACACACTTTCGTAGCATAGAAACGTGAAAAACCGGATAGATAGGCTCTAATTCCAAGGGAAaatctaactcataagctactcggccCACTCTTCGAATAATCCTATAAGGCCTAATATATCgtgggctaagcttgccttttTTTGTCaaacctcatcacgcccttcataggcgacgcCTTTAAGAATACCAATCATCAACCCCGAAATCTAAGTCTCTTCACCGCACATCAGAATATGATTTATGACGACTCTAAGCTGTCAACAGTCACTCTCGGATAATCTTTACCTTCTCTAAGGCCTGCTGAACCAAGTGTAGCCcatgtaacccagattctccaacatcaaaccaccctataggagatcTGCACTTACGCCCAtgcaaagcctcatacggagccatttggatactagAGTGGTAATTGTTATTATATGCAAATTCGATAAGAGGTAGATGCTCGTcctaacttcttttaaaatccaacacacatgctcgtaacatatcctcgagcgtctGAATTATATGCTCGACTTGTCCGTCAgtctgtggatgaaaagttgtgctgagattcacctgaaTTCCTAGACCTCTCTAAAATTACCTCTAGAAATGTGTTGTAAACTGGGCCCcacggtcagatataatagataccggtaCTCCATGCAGCCGCACTATCTCCTTAAAATATAACTTCGTATAATCTTTATTGTATATGTCAATCTGACCAGTATAAAATGGGCTGATTTCACGAGCCTATCGACTATCACTCATATAGAATCAAACTTACGATGAGAAAGAGGAAAACCTGTGACAAAGTCCATGTTTATCGACTCCCATTTCCACGTCGAGATCTCTGTAGCCTTCATTAGCCCTCCAGGCTTCTGGTGCTCTACCTTCACCTGCTGGAAACTAGGACACTGGGCGACAAAGTCAGCAATGTTCTTTTTCATATCGTTTCACCAGTACACATCATTAATGTCATAATACATCTTCGTCGACCCAGGATGAATGAAGTACCACGAATAATGTTCCTCTGACATAATCCTGTCTCGTAGCCCTGCTACATTTGGGACACACAGATGACCCCtgtatctgagaaccccatcttCCTTGAGCTCTAACAATGGCTTCTTCT from Nicotiana sylvestris chromosome 12, ASM39365v2, whole genome shotgun sequence encodes the following:
- the LOC138883499 gene encoding uncharacterized protein, with amino-acid sequence MATVDNTEPAEKLGHNHPLFLNSNDNSGAILISLQLRGLENYSVWSRAMRIAILELLSGIVYSSNASAVWEDPKERFDKVNCSRIFHIRREIDIARQGTSSISTYFSKLRVLWTEFDSLAPIPSYDAANSREFVQFMERQKLLHFLMGLNESYEQARSQLLMMIPVPSVNKAYSMLMERESQKTMASASTSLDAGEMAALLTNRVGNQQKPKKNYNLYCDYCKLKSYTRDICYKLVGYPNDHKFKKKCNPQGTANLATEQPAPTTFTSNPTTPSHHNNTNKSCNCSSVSPPKLQLMQQSWKHVLLHP